The following are from one region of the Acidimicrobiales bacterium genome:
- a CDS encoding FAD-binding oxidoreductase, with the protein MAVADVDESEPSAGAAGRRAPIPWQEAEVVGLIDEAPDTVSLQLRLQVDAGFLPGQYYNVRMPIPGKPRPVQRAYSVASSPYPDSSVIEIGVREVPGGLVSPRLVKDYAIGDKLEVRGPYGRFVWNEEMGGPVLLVGAGSGLVPLMCIIRYNLARGLEVPMAMLCSAMDYEHALYRAELAEIQEATSWLKVVHTVTRDPAETRVTYHRRIDKEMLADVMADLSPRLAYLCGPPAMVEMAADSLADLGLAPDQIRTEKYD; encoded by the coding sequence GTGGCTGTCGCTGACGTCGACGAGTCCGAACCGTCCGCTGGAGCCGCTGGGCGGCGCGCTCCCATCCCTTGGCAGGAGGCGGAGGTCGTCGGCCTGATCGACGAGGCGCCCGACACCGTGTCGCTCCAGCTGCGCTTGCAGGTCGACGCCGGCTTCCTCCCGGGCCAGTACTACAACGTGCGGATGCCTATCCCCGGCAAGCCGCGGCCCGTCCAACGGGCGTACTCGGTTGCCTCCTCCCCCTACCCGGACTCGTCCGTCATCGAGATCGGCGTCCGCGAGGTGCCCGGCGGGCTCGTGTCGCCTCGACTCGTGAAGGACTACGCCATCGGCGACAAGCTCGAGGTGCGCGGTCCCTACGGGCGCTTCGTGTGGAACGAGGAGATGGGCGGCCCGGTACTGCTCGTCGGCGCCGGTAGCGGCCTCGTTCCGCTGATGTGCATCATCCGCTACAACTTGGCGCGCGGCCTCGAGGTGCCGATGGCCATGCTGTGCTCGGCGATGGACTACGAGCACGCGCTCTACCGGGCAGAGCTGGCCGAGATCCAGGAGGCCACCAGCTGGCTCAAGGTCGTGCACACGGTGACCCGAGATCCGGCGGAAACTCGCGTCACCTACCATCGGCGAATCGACAAGGAGATGCTCGCCGACGTGATGGCCGACCTCTCCCCTCGGCTCGCCTACCTCTGCGGCCCGCCTGCCATGGTAGAAATGGCAGCCGATTCCCTCGCCGATCTTGGCCTCGCCCCCGACCAGATCCGCACCGAGAAGTACGACTGA